One Paenibacillus riograndensis SBR5 DNA segment encodes these proteins:
- a CDS encoding AraC family transcriptional regulator: MKHKKLMFSQSVAFKWIVSYAVIMLIPLVVSAIIYLQTKQIVEYEIERAGHAMLKQMQNTVDSEINQAEKLAMQLSIHNDVNKYLNLTPGEEGTQAFEIYKTRQELSKYKSTNDFVSGIYLYSSLLDKVLTDETYTDSKTFYEINRQMIGLSYEDWLSALKGDAGKGKDALPLIEFKRWGTNVVLMKPFSNAGGEHTLRGALILPLNGSKIQNMLKNVDWVNNGDVYIVDRNHQVLFQNNSMAGLESVPWAEEGGKGAGTSFIDIAGTENMVSFIASDTTDWKYISVFPSSIFWEKAREIRNLNLIGLLLCFFIGGGVISYFARKNYNPVRELVNLFSGAKDEQSRRVLDEFAFIRESALATIRERDDINSRQFRQLRVLQTYYLSRLLRGQIEDGLTVGEAARLHHFEWESEDFAVLLFYIQGSSEGGPSPSLANFIVSNILKDFTGGHHGLSFTEMDGMLAAVVNIRAGRADSWKEDMEEALAQTMEFIAHKYRLQIVMAGSERHTGLNSLHQGYLQALEAQEYRLVLEENGPVWYGEIQPQPTDYYLSLNDEVVFINLIKSGELEKASGMVDDILARFFGSQVSVELVRYAMIDMTSSIMKAVPQETQRSKLWEEWRPMKRLLVCTTRGEFRQELMELTAMACGMANEKLTLISNTGIGEEVSAYVKDNYADINLSVSMIGAHFGITPQYVSKLFKEQTGQGLHDYISQVRTEAAKAYLQEGITIEEISARVGFSSSSAFIRVFKKYEGITPGRFKNLQ; this comes from the coding sequence ATGAAGCACAAGAAATTGATGTTCAGCCAAAGCGTGGCCTTTAAATGGATTGTCTCCTATGCCGTAATTATGCTGATTCCGCTTGTTGTGAGCGCTATCATCTATCTGCAGACGAAGCAAATTGTCGAATACGAGATTGAGCGGGCGGGTCATGCGATGCTGAAGCAGATGCAGAACACGGTTGACAGCGAGATCAATCAGGCCGAAAAGCTGGCCATGCAATTGTCCATTCATAATGATGTGAACAAATACCTTAATCTGACTCCCGGGGAAGAAGGCACACAGGCGTTTGAGATCTACAAAACCCGGCAGGAGCTGAGCAAATATAAGTCCACCAATGACTTTGTTAGCGGGATCTATTTGTATTCCAGCCTTCTGGACAAAGTGCTGACGGATGAAACCTATACAGACAGTAAAACCTTTTATGAAATCAACCGCCAGATGATCGGGCTGTCTTATGAGGACTGGCTGTCTGCGCTTAAGGGAGATGCTGGGAAGGGAAAAGATGCGCTTCCGCTGATTGAATTTAAACGCTGGGGGACGAATGTCGTTTTAATGAAACCTTTTTCCAATGCCGGAGGGGAGCATACGCTCAGGGGAGCTCTCATCCTTCCGCTGAACGGCAGCAAAATTCAAAATATGCTCAAAAATGTGGACTGGGTCAACAATGGCGATGTATATATCGTAGACAGGAATCATCAAGTTTTATTTCAAAATAACAGTATGGCGGGCTTGGAAAGCGTGCCTTGGGCCGAAGAAGGCGGGAAGGGTGCGGGGACTTCTTTTATCGATATTGCCGGCACAGAAAACATGGTATCCTTCATCGCTTCAGACACAACGGACTGGAAATATATAAGCGTGTTTCCGTCGAGCATATTCTGGGAAAAGGCGCGGGAAATCCGTAATCTGAATCTGATCGGACTGCTGCTCTGCTTTTTTATCGGGGGCGGCGTGATTTCCTATTTTGCCCGCAAGAACTATAACCCGGTCCGTGAGCTGGTGAACTTGTTCTCGGGGGCCAAGGATGAACAGTCCCGGCGGGTGCTGGATGAGTTTGCTTTTATTAGAGAAAGCGCGCTGGCTACGATCCGGGAAAGAGATGATATTAACAGCCGGCAATTCCGGCAGCTGCGCGTGCTGCAGACCTATTATTTATCACGCCTGCTCCGGGGGCAAATTGAAGATGGCTTAACCGTAGGGGAAGCGGCCAGGCTGCATCACTTCGAATGGGAATCGGAGGACTTTGCCGTGCTGCTGTTTTATATTCAGGGGAGCAGCGAAGGCGGGCCTTCGCCAAGCCTGGCCAACTTTATTGTTTCTAATATTCTCAAGGATTTCACCGGCGGGCATCATGGCTTAAGCTTCACTGAAATGGACGGGATGCTGGCGGCTGTGGTGAACATTCGGGCCGGCCGTGCAGACAGCTGGAAAGAGGATATGGAGGAAGCACTGGCCCAAACGATGGAGTTCATCGCGCACAAATACCGTCTGCAGATCGTGATGGCCGGAAGCGAGCGGCACACCGGACTGAACAGCCTGCACCAGGGATATCTTCAGGCGTTGGAGGCTCAGGAATACCGGCTGGTTCTGGAGGAAAATGGTCCGGTCTGGTATGGGGAGATTCAACCGCAGCCGACCGATTATTACCTCTCCCTCAATGATGAGGTGGTCTTCATCAACCTGATAAAAAGCGGGGAGCTGGAGAAGGCCTCCGGGATGGTGGATGACATCCTTGCCCGGTTTTTTGGTTCCCAGGTTTCTGTGGAGCTTGTCAGGTATGCGATGATTGATATGACCAGCTCGATCATGAAGGCGGTTCCCCAGGAAACCCAGCGGTCGAAGCTGTGGGAGGAATGGCGTCCGATGAAACGGCTGCTCGTCTGCACCACACGCGGGGAATTCCGGCAGGAGCTGATGGAGCTGACGGCGATGGCCTGCGGCATGGCGAATGAGAAGCTCACACTGATCTCGAATACGGGAATCGGAGAAGAGGTATCGGCGTATGTAAAAGACAATTATGCGGACATTAACCTCAGTGTATCGATGATCGGCGCCCATTTCGGCATTACCCCCCAGTATGTTTCCAAGCTGTTCAAGGAGCAGACCGGACAAGGCCTGCATGATTATATCAGCCAGGTCCGCACAGAAGCGGCCAAAGCTTATCTGCAGGAAGGCATCACCATTGAGGAGATTTCCGCCCGTGTCGGTTTCTCCAGCAGCAGTGCGTTCATCCGGGTGTTCAAAAAATATGAAGGCATCACGCCGGGCCGTTTTAAGAATCTGCAATAA
- a CDS encoding Nif3-like dinuclear metal center hexameric protein: MMLTFGQVISYLTAGTAGPEQTVDKLETGCPETPVRGVVTAFSASQAVIEQAIALGANLIITHEGVFYSHQKHGPELEQDPVYRQKAELIAGSDLGIYRFHDYLHRYTPDGIMDGLLRELGWQEYVAEHRPAVSILTLPEMKVEEIAEHLKRRLHIPCVRVAGNLSASCARVGILVGYRGGGSTAIPLYDQDSLDVIIAGEGPEWETPEYIRDAARQGRNKALIMLGHAESEAPGMKHLAGLLSAQFPGVPVHFIADPPVFRVL, translated from the coding sequence ATCATGCTCACGTTCGGACAAGTCATCAGTTACCTGACAGCCGGAACCGCCGGGCCGGAACAGACCGTGGACAAGCTGGAGACGGGGTGCCCGGAGACCCCGGTACGGGGAGTTGTTACGGCTTTTTCGGCCTCACAGGCTGTTATCGAACAGGCCATAGCGCTTGGAGCGAACCTGATTATCACGCACGAAGGTGTATTTTACAGCCACCAGAAGCATGGGCCTGAGCTGGAGCAGGACCCGGTGTATAGGCAAAAAGCTGAACTGATTGCTGGCTCGGACCTCGGGATTTACCGTTTCCATGATTATCTGCACCGCTACACACCGGATGGGATCATGGACGGGCTTCTCCGGGAGCTGGGCTGGCAGGAATATGTGGCCGAGCACCGGCCGGCGGTTTCCATTCTGACCCTTCCTGAGATGAAGGTTGAAGAAATCGCGGAACATTTGAAACGGCGGCTGCACATTCCCTGCGTGCGGGTTGCGGGAAATCTGTCCGCTTCCTGTGCAAGAGTGGGGATACTCGTTGGCTACAGAGGGGGCGGCTCTACGGCAATTCCCTTGTATGATCAAGATTCCCTCGATGTCATCATCGCCGGGGAAGGACCGGAATGGGAGACACCGGAGTACATACGGGACGCTGCCCGTCAGGGCCGGAATAAGGCACTGATCATGCTGGGCCATGCAGAAAGCGAAGCACCCGGTATGAAACATCTGGCCGGGCTATTGTCCGCGCAGTTTCCCGGTGTGCCGGTTCATTTTATTGCGGACCCGCCGGTGTTCCGGGTTCTATAA